Within Oceanicoccus sp. KOV_DT_Chl, the genomic segment TCCTGAGTCACACCAAAACGGGCACCCGCAAACTCGATCGGCAAGGCAGGTAATTTGACCACTTCACCGGTATGCTCACCACCGGTCAAGGTCAAATTAACCAGGCCACCAGCATTCATATGCACATCATCAAATAGGTCGGAAGGTTTGTTGATTGGCGCAAAAGGAATACCCGCCTGATCTAACTGATCCATCATTTCCTGCTTGCTCATCGACTGAAACAATTCAGTGATGACTGGAACAATGCGATCACGCTGTTTAACACGCTCATTATTCAGCTTCAATGATTCATCATTAGCAAACTCGGCCAATTGGAATTGTTCACAAAAGCGCTGCCACAAGGAATCCGATACCACCCCAACAAAGACCCGCTCATTATCCTTGGAGTAAAAAATATCGTATACCGACCATGCACTGCGGCGCACTGACATCGGCGGGGTTCTTCACCAGACACTGCCTGCTGCGCCATGTGCTGGCCTACCATGTAAGCTGTGGTTTCGTAGAGTGAACTTACTACCTCTTTGCCTTTGCCGGTGCGGTGACGCTCTTCCAGTGCCGCTAAAATACCGATCACCCCGAACATACCGCCAGTGATGTCAATAACCGAAGAACCCGCTCGCATAGGTCGATCAGGTAACCCTGTCATATAAGCCAAGCCGCCCATCATCTGAGTGACTTCATCCAGCGCGGTGCGGTGTTGATAGGGACCCGATAAAAAACCTTTCAGCGAGCAATAAATCAATCGTGGGTTCAGTGCACTCAACTGCTCATAGCCAAAACCAAGCTTATCCATTGCACCCGGGCGAAAATTCTCAATGACGACATCGGCTTTTGCGGCCAAACGCTCGGCTAATTGATGACCTTGCTCAGACTTCAAATCAACGCAGAGACTTTTCTTGTTGCGGTTGTACATAGGAAAGTAACCCGCACCAGATCCTTTAAGCCGGCGGGTATTATCTCCCTGAATGGGCTCAATTTTGATAACATCCGCACCCAGATCGGCAAGGATAACGCCCACGGTTGGGCCCATTACCATATGCGTAAATTCAACGACTTTTATGCCTGACAACGGCAGCTGATGATCAGCCACAGACTTCTCCTTTTTCACCGGCCCCAAATAGACCTTGAGGCCATATAACGGTACTATTGTTATTATGATATAACATTATAGTTATTCTGTTAAGAATGAGTTAAGGAAGAAGCGAAATATTACCCGCTATTGCGCTACAAACAGGTACCCATATGTCGAAAATAGATATAGAAATCAGTGAAGTAGGCCCACGGGACGGTCTTCAGAGCATTAAAACAATCATGCCCACCGAGGCCAAAAAAGCCTGGATCAAGGCCGAATTTGAGGCCGGAGTCCCCGAAATCGAAGTCGGATCCTTCGTCCCACCGTCCGTATTACCCAACTCGCTGATACCTTTGAGGTGGTTCAATACGCCCGCACCTTGTCCGGTCTGCGAATCGCGGCGCTGGTACCCAATTTACGCGGCCTTGAAAACGCAGTGAAAGCCGGTGTGCATAAAGTCGGTATCCCGTTCTCACAAAGCGAAACCCACTCCATCAAAAACGTGAAGAAAACCCACCCGCAAATGCTGGAAGAGATCGCTAAATGCGTGGCGTTTCTGCAGACAATCCCCGCCGCTCAACGGCCCACCTTTGAAGTCGGCCTATCCACTGCCTTTGGTTGCACCATAGAGGGCAACGTGGATGAAGATGTGGTCGTTGCCAACGCGGAAAAAGTGATCGCCCTTGGCGTCGACGAAGTGGGCTTATCTGACACCACCGGTTTCGCCAACCCGGTACAACTGAAACGCATCACTCAGCGAATTTGGGACACCTGCGGCAAAGATAAATTAGTTGGCGTGCATTTGCATAACACCCGCGGCCAGGGTTTAGCCAATGTGCTAGCTGCTGTGGAAATTGGTATCACTACCGTTGATTCGTCACTCGGTGGAATCGGCGGCTGTCCCTGGGCACCTGGCGCCTCTGGCAATATCGTCACTGAAGATTTAGTGTGGATGCTGGAAGCAATGGGGTTGCGCACCGGTATCGATATCGATAAATTGCTGGCTGTGCGCGCATTGGTGCAACAAGCCCTGCCCGATGAACCCATGTACGGCTTTATTCCAGATGCTGGCGTACCAAAAGGTTTTGTAGCAGCCTCCGCTAGCTAAACTAAAATCGCGGCCAATCATAAAGAAAGGTCGCGATGTTTATTCCAGCATGAGTTACAAATCTTTATCGCTTTTTTTGCCGAAAAACTACAACTGCTTTAAAACTTTCGCTGTCAGTTTTTGTACATAGCGATTAATTTTCCAGTGCCCTGGCATCCAACCATTTAAAAACCGATAAAAATCAGCCCAGGCAAAAGCATACAACTCACGCCACTCTTTTTCCAAAGCTCCCGTATCAATATCATTTTTTGCGCTAACAGCTACAGTGAGCTGCTGGAAATAATAATCCAGCAATTCATTCTCCCAGCGCACACACTGTTGCTCATCCAAACAACTACTAAAAAAATACGCGACATCCTTTATGCCGCAACCACCACCCACATATTGAAAATCTACCGCAGCTACTGATAAGCCATCATCAGCAAAGCAAAAATTATCCAACTTGGCGTCGCCATGAACAATCGTTTTAAATTCCGCCGCAGACAAACGACGATCTATTTCAGATGCAGCCTGCTGCAATTCCCTATTATCCATTGCCGCCAACTCATCAGGCCGTGTCGCTAAATGCCAATAACAACCGACTGGCCATAAATCAGTAGGCACTTGCTGTAAAAATTGACTGTGAAAATGCGCCAACCAGTTTAAACACAACTTAATCTCAAGCAGATTAAGCTCGGACTTTCGCACTGAGAATCCAGCATCATCAATATCTTCAAGCACCAGCAGACACGAACCAATTTCATCTAACGCAGCAACCGTATAACAATCCGGCACCCGGCAATGATAATCGCAACGCAACGCCCAGCTTTTATACCAAGCCATCTCCACTTGATAAGATTGCAGCTTGCGTTGATGGGATAAATCCGTATTCCAACCACGAGGATGATGTTGCTGTACAGGCGGCACCACACTTTTAACCACCACATGGCACCCTACCACCCCACCGGTGAGTTGGTAGCGGGCGATTTCTCCATAGCCACTCCACAGCGACTGAATAAGCGCTTTACGCTCGACTGTCGTCGCAGCAGTCGCCTGCGCAATGAGTTGTAAAATGTTATGTTCCATTAATTACATCGATTCACACTGGTCATAAGTTTCAATTTATCTCTCCCACAAAAAAGCCGCTGACGCGGCTTTCGGCAAGCTATAAAAAAGCAGCACTAAATCTGATCAACACTCTCGATAGGGTAATGTGCTGGATACGGTAAGCGAGCAACACCGGTATCAATTGCAGCCTGCGCAACGGCTGCGGATATATCACCTAAAAGCCGGCCATCCATCGGTTTTGGAATGATATATTCAGGGCCAAATTCCAAACTATCCAACTCACAAGCAGTTAAAACTGATGGTGGCACTGGCAATTTAGCAATGGCACGTAATGCATTAACCGCTGCCACTTTCATTTCTTCGTTGATCACTGTTGCCCGCACATCCAACGCACCACGGAAAATAAACGGAAAGCCCAAAACATTATTCACCTGATTGGGATAATCGCT encodes:
- a CDS encoding hydroxymethylglutaryl-CoA lyase translates to MVQYARTLSGLRIAALVPNLRGLENAVKAGVHKVGIPFSQSETHSIKNVKKTHPQMLEEIAKCVAFLQTIPAAQRPTFEVGLSTAFGCTIEGNVDEDVVVANAEKVIALGVDEVGLSDTTGFANPVQLKRITQRIWDTCGKDKLVGVHLHNTRGQGLANVLAAVEIGITTVDSSLGGIGGCPWAPGASGNIVTEDLVWMLEAMGLRTGIDIDKLLAVRALVQQALPDEPMYGFIPDAGVPKGFVAASAS
- a CDS encoding phosphotransferase, translating into MEHNILQLIAQATAATTVERKALIQSLWSGYGEIARYQLTGGVVGCHVVVKSVVPPVQQHHPRGWNTDLSHQRKLQSYQVEMAWYKSWALRCDYHCRVPDCYTVAALDEIGSCLLVLEDIDDAGFSVRKSELNLLEIKLCLNWLAHFHSQFLQQVPTDLWPVGCYWHLATRPDELAAMDNRELQQAASEIDRRLSAAEFKTIVHGDAKLDNFCFADDGLSVAAVDFQYVGGGCGIKDVAYFFSSCLDEQQCVRWENELLDYYFQQLTVAVSAKNDIDTGALEKEWRELYAFAWADFYRFLNGWMPGHWKINRYVQKLTAKVLKQL